Proteins encoded by one window of Pirellulales bacterium:
- a CDS encoding CaiB/BaiF CoA-transferase family protein yields the protein MAPLEGCHVIDLSLLLPGPLATQILRDLGARVTKVEPPAPGDYMAYWPPMAGDVSATYATINRGKEILTLNLKEPTDRERFYELVRTADVVLEGFRPGVIDKLQIGYAKLSEINPRIVLCSISGYGQTGPYAQRAGHDLNYQALAGVLSIAGGNAATTPNPQLQVADTAAGSYAAAMLILAALLERHKTNRGRHIDVSMSEQLLPLMATLFAAADALGSNPQRDGELLSGGAPCYRIFRTSDDHHITVGALEPKFWVSVCERLRLPEMATARFHGCPDVDNIESRLAEVFATKTRAEWIEIFGDSDSCVEPVLSFAEVRELSQWQARRSFLALKTPAGVTLRVPKMPASLAGFDTEEGPA from the coding sequence ATGGCGCCGCTCGAGGGCTGTCATGTAATCGACCTGTCTCTGCTATTGCCAGGTCCACTGGCGACGCAGATCCTGCGCGATCTCGGCGCACGTGTGACAAAGGTCGAACCCCCCGCGCCTGGCGACTATATGGCGTACTGGCCGCCGATGGCCGGCGACGTCTCGGCCACATATGCGACGATTAATCGCGGCAAAGAGATCCTCACGCTGAATCTGAAAGAGCCCACGGATCGCGAACGGTTTTACGAACTGGTGCGCACGGCGGATGTGGTCCTTGAGGGCTTCCGTCCAGGTGTGATCGACAAGCTGCAAATAGGTTATGCGAAGCTCAGTGAAATCAATCCGCGCATCGTCCTGTGCAGCATCTCGGGCTACGGACAGACAGGCCCCTACGCGCAGCGTGCCGGACATGACTTGAACTACCAGGCGCTGGCCGGGGTGCTGTCGATTGCTGGCGGCAACGCAGCAACGACTCCAAATCCCCAGTTGCAAGTAGCCGACACGGCCGCGGGCTCGTATGCGGCGGCTATGCTAATTTTGGCAGCCCTGCTCGAACGGCACAAAACCAATCGGGGCCGGCACATCGACGTCAGCATGTCCGAGCAACTTTTGCCGCTCATGGCAACGTTGTTCGCGGCTGCCGACGCCCTCGGCAGCAACCCACAGCGCGACGGCGAACTCCTCAGCGGCGGCGCCCCATGCTATCGCATCTTCCGCACCAGCGATGATCATCATATCACCGTCGGAGCGCTGGAGCCAAAATTCTGGGTCTCGGTCTGCGAACGATTGAGACTGCCGGAAATGGCAACTGCCAGGTTTCATGGCTGCCCCGACGTCGACAATATCGAGTCACGATTGGCCGAAGTATTTGCGACGAAAACGCGTGCCGAATGGATCGAAATATTCGGCGACTCTGATTCCTGCGTCGAGCCGGTGTTGTCATTCGCGGAAGTGCGCGAACTATCGCAATGGCAAGCGCGCAGAAGTTTCCTGGCCTTGAAGACGCCTGCGGGCGTTACGCTGCGCGTGCCGAAGATGCCCGCCTCACTGGCAGGTTTCGATACCGAAGAGGGACCGGCATGA